TTCTGCATTACCTCTTTTGAAATGATTTATTCTTCTTACTCTAGCCATATTCCACCCCATTTTATATTCATTAAAAAACACTTTATATACTGTGTTATTTTACAATAATATTTAATAAAGGACAAGTTTTTATCACAAAACTAGTCAAATCAAGATCTTTTGAGGTGTTTTATTTTACATTATCTAGCCCACATTAAAATAACACTGTATTTATGGAAAGTCATACAATATAATAATAGGTTATATTGTATGAATACGAAGCTTTATACAAACAAAATTTCATTTTATGTTTTATACAAAAAAGAGTTTTGTTTGTATAAATAAATTTATTTTTTATATTTATTTATGTAGTCAGTTAAAGCCATACTCAACAAGTCCCTTTGGGTAAACATTTTATTTTGAACACAAAACTCTCTAAAGTTCTCCCAAACTACGTTATTAATTCTTATTGTAGTCCTGTAATTGTCTTTTGTTTCAACCGGTAATTCTATTGTGATGCCATCATTCATATTCTTGTCACTATCTATCAATAGCATGATTTTATCATAGTTTTTAGCAAGTCCCATTAAGTTACTTTTTATCTGATGACTAAATGTCACATCATTGTCATTATTGCTAATGACTTTCTTCATAATATCACCATCATTAGTTGATGTATCTTTATTTTTATTAGTGTCATCATTTTTGATGACACCCTTCATAGTATCATCATTAATTGATATATCTTTACTTTTATTAGCGTCATCATTTTTGATGACATCTTTCATACTGTCATTAATAGCAATGGTAGCCTCGTTTTTTTCATAGATTCTATTATTTGCATCAAAAAAATATTTTTCCTTGTGTAGTTTAGTTTTTAATGTACTTCTTTTAATTCCTAAATTATCACAAAGCTTATTTACACTTAAATTACTGTTTTTTTTCAATTCTAAATTTACGTATTTAACTAACTGTTCTATATCTAATTTATTTATATCCATATTCCCACCACCTAATGATTATTCCAGTCATACTCTAGTAACTATTCTATATTCTTATTATAATATCCTTTAGTATATTAAAAACTATTATTAGAATTCATACAAATTATTTTAATAATCAATGTGCTCTTTTAAAGGCTATGTAGCAGCCTTTAAATTGCCGGGTATATAATTGCACTTGATTATGCTTACATTGCCCTTAAAAGGGCTTTAATCAAGCCTATTTTTTACGTTATTGCTTATTTACTAATTAAAATAGATTTTTTTATCTAAGTATGTTTATTCATGGATTTATTACCAAAATATTTGTATATTCAAAAAAGAGATTAAATAGAGTTTTTGAAGTAAAACCAAATGAAATATAGGGATGTTTTTTGCCCTATACGTAATGCGGTAGTAGCAAACGTAAGTGCGGTAGTTTTAAATTCAACTATTTTTTATAAATAGTAAACATCAAGGCATAATGTCTTGATGTTTATTATCATTTTCTCACTGATAATTGTTGAAATTCTTCTCCAACCTCATCCTTATCCCACCCTAATAATCTTTTCTCCAATTCATCAAAATCATATGTTCTTTGTTCATAGTCATTGAAACTTCCCTTTGCAACAGTAACGTTACCTTTTGGTGCTTGATAATCCTTTTTTATTGCGTCAATCATAGTAGCTACAACACTACCAACTCTTTTCATTTGAGATACAATATCATATTTTTCTTTAATAATATTTATATCCCCATTTGCAGTATCAATAATTTTTTTAGCTTCAAGAGCTTCTATCTTACTGTCACTCATTATAGACATAACTTTTTTAATTGAATTTTCTTCTTCCAGGTGTGTTGTTGTAGCTGAAACCTCTTCATCCGCAATTGACGATAATGGTATAGGTTCTTTAAATAATTTAGATTTAGTTTGAATATTGAACTTTAAACTTGTAACTTTTCTGCCTGTTTTTATTTCTTCAAAATCAAAAGATATGTCAGTTAATTTTGAAAGTTCTTTTTGCGCTTGTAATATAACCTTCTTCTTAACATTCTGATAAACTTTATATGCTTTTTCATTAGCACCTACCACAATTTTAAGGTCTTCTAATTCAATAGTTACTTGTTTTTTAAATTCATTACACTTTAAAAACTCATATATTCTAGGTGAATACTTACTTTTCATATTTAGAATATTACCTAATTTATATCTTGTAAAATTTTCTTTTAATTGGAGCATGTATGGTTTTAAGTAGGGACTAAAAGCTAATTCCACACATCCAGTACCTTTTTCATATACGGCACCACTAAGCCAAGCGGTCTGTATTAGTTTCTTTCCTTCATTGATTTCAAATACCTTTTTCATCAATTCTTTTGTTATTTTAGGTATTTCAGTATATTTTGTTTTAGTGCTAATTCCTAAAAGCTTCATAAAATCAATAATTTTAAATTTGTATGGTCTAAAATCTTCATCTGTTGGTTGAACCATACTAGCTAGAGTTAGAATTATTTTTTGTTCTTGCATACTCAAATCATAACTAGAATT
This is a stretch of genomic DNA from Clostridium estertheticum subsp. estertheticum. It encodes these proteins:
- a CDS encoding replication initiation protein, whose translation is MDENYIVTKSNYFIMNSSYDLSMQEQKIILTLASMVQPTDEDFRPYKFKIIDFMKLLGISTKTKYTEIPKITKELMKKVFEINEGKKLIQTAWLSGAVYEKGTGCVELAFSPYLKPYMLQLKENFTRYKLGNILNMKSKYSPRIYEFLKCNEFKKQVTIELEDLKIVVGANEKAYKVYQNVKKKVILQAQKELSKLTDISFDFEEIKTGRKVTSLKFNIQTKSKLFKEPIPLSSIADEEVSATTTHLEEENSIKKVMSIMSDSKIEALEAKKIIDTANGDINIIKEKYDIVSQMKRVGSVVATMIDAIKKDYQAPKGNVTVAKGSFNDYEQRTYDFDELEKRLLGWDKDEVGEEFQQLSVRK